In the Hydractinia symbiolongicarpus strain clone_291-10 chromosome 13, HSymV2.1, whole genome shotgun sequence genome, TGGTGATGGGACCAACAGATTCGTTCTAGTGAGTAACAACTATGTCTGCACAGACCCTTGATAAACGACAGATGACAGTGGGTCTTAAAcagattgttttttttcttcctttttgtCTCCTATATACAATAGTGTGTATTACACAGTATTGTATATATTGCTATGATGGTGTATGTGGCTGCTTATGGTTTAGAGTAGCACTGTTCCAATTTCATCAAAATACTGATTACTCTTACCCGACATTATACTTACCAGTCTCGGTTGAGAATTTGCATGTCAATAATTCTAACAACATAACATCTATTTTATGTTTAGTGAAGGAGGTTTCTTTAAAGCACATTTGATGTTTCCACCTGAGTATCCACAAAAAccaccaaaaatgaaatttgtCAGTGAATTTTGGCATCCTAATGGTAAGTATAGCTACAAGGTTGTTAATTAAGATTGAAATTGTCAATTAGCATATCTAAAATGGGGTCTTCCCCAAGTTATATCTTCAAACAACTCAAACCTTAATGCCAACTTAAACAAGTGTATTTTAGTCGGAATGGTATTATGTCACAAATTCTAGTTAAGAATCAGGATATATATACCATTCTATAGATGTCAGTTAAGTGGGTGAGACATGACTTAAATTTTTCAGTACCGTaccagttttttttaatattaggcTTTTTTTTCTCTTGCATGATTTTTTATCACGtgatttgttattgttttctaTATTAGTGGCAAAAGATGGAGATGTATGTATATCAATTCTACACGAGCCAGGGGAAGATAAATTTGGATATGAACGACCAGAGGAGAGGTGGTTACCCATACACACGGTAGAAACGATATTGTTATCAGTCATCTCAATGATCAACGAACCTAATGACGAATCACCAGCCAACGTAGATGCAGCTGTAAGTAGTTTGTCTTCCAAATTATAAGGAACGTGTAATGGCTATTCGAAAGCTACAGTGTTAATTTTCCTGGAGTTTTTTCCAATCTAATCAATTCATGAAGCCACTATATTGAGACTGGCAAAATGTCGTAAAAAGTCctttatgttttttatactCACTCTTTGACAGCTCTAATAATAACTGCCAACTAATTGGTTATTTTGCAAATTAATCATTTCATTGGTGTTTCATCCGGAAAAATTTACTACTCGCCCAAACAGAATTGACAAATGGTAGTTTTCCGCTCCAGTGGAAATTATGAATAATAATTCGTCGTACTTGCGTTTCTAAATGACTTTTATAACAATTTAAAACCAAAATTGTTAATCCCTGATCCACTACGTCATATACGCGAACACGCACTGCAGCTTACCACCGGTTTAACGAGCGATGTTGTGTTCTACAATTAGAACTTAGAAcagtactttaaaaaatcgcatATAGGATGTGACTATATAAGCATGCCCATGTATTATATAGATCTATATATCTGTATAGTAGCAGGATACCTGTCTATAGACATACATATATTTGGGTGCAGGCTATATAAGATACAAGGTCGTTATATTCGAACACTATACGGagtcataaataaatttcccaGCATAAGTAATGGAATTTGGTTTCTTGTCTTTTAGTAATCTGTTTTTCTATCTTTCATTTTGTAGAAAGAATGGCGGAATGAATACGATACGACATTTAAAAAGAACGTCAGACGATGTGTAAGGAAAAGCCAGGAATTTTTATGATACACAACATTTCATGTTTAATCTGTAGTAATACTCTGTATCTCTTTAAAATTATGTAAATGGATATCTTAATAAGTTTGGTTTAAAGTTTTAACGAATTATGCTGCCAAAAACAGTCTATCTTTTCTTTCTagcaaaattttcttaaaatattctaAATAACTTGCCGCCTTTTTTTTCGGCTTGAGTTAGTCCgacatttttttatcttaacggTAATATCTAAGTTTTGATAGAGTCTTGTTCACTCGTTTAACTGTAAActtaatgcctcgtttatcccCGACGCGCAGCGTCTAACCTGATACAAtgcaaatattttgaaaacttcTCATTTGAGTGGTGCAGTGTGTTATGCTGGTGACATTCTCAAGGTACAGCTTGACGTCAAGGGAGGGTGCATAACACTTGTTTTTACATCTACAACAACGATGATATTCCTCAGATTTATAATAAATTAGTTTACGAAACGTTTTATTGTGATAAAAACTCTGCTTTCATTCATTTAGAATCTGTTGTAAATCGAACATTGTATATTATCTAtgatgaaagaaaattaatacaaaaaatttcaaCCACAACTATCTTGTATTGATGCTCAGCATTAGCCGTTAGAGAGCTTTCTACGTATTTTGCGTTAAGGACTGCAATCTGTTGGTGTTTTACAGACGTTGGTGGTGCGTCACTTCACAGAGGCCGGTGGTGGGTCGCGTCGCTTCAcggttttaaaaatgaaatcgaaTTTTTTATTTGTCGTTCATGAGACTGCGTGCTCTTCCCGCGCAACTATTTTCTACCATTTTCCCCATAATTTGTACTTACAGAAAGGGAAACACAAAAGTGTTGGTCTTTATAAACTAAAAACAGAATTACAACAGAACTGTTACTGATACGCGGTTTTTTGCTGTAAAAAGAAACGACAGTaaacaattttatcattttgtcATACTAGGACATGTTATAATTATGCTCAGTTTGAttcaatataatgaaataatgaAAAGCTTTTAGATGGAGCAGCGCGTTCCGACTTTAATCCTTATTACGACGAACGTTTTTTCGATCCCCAACATCCAAGTATTAAGAAAGTTGTGTTTTTTACGTAATATCTTTTATCTATCAAATTATACGAAGCTTGAGTAAATCTTGCCTACGAAAATCAATTCCCAGAGGTTCTTGtcctttttgacatcgaggcCGATGACCAAATACTTGTTATGAAAAGCAGCCTGTACCAGGGTCTTGTTAACAGTCAAGTAAGCGCAAGCGGCTTTGACATCAGgaaacaaaccctggggacgagaacgTTTCAATCCATAGAATAATGCCAACATATTCCTCACCCTAAATGATGAAGATTACACTCCACCACAGGGTCTCTTGAGCCCTGAGCCTTTATTACGTAGCACTCATTAATCATACTGAGaataaaacacaaataaaaataaaaaagttacagAAAAAACATTCGTGAAGAAATTTTGAAccgcataacaaaaaaaatcatctCTCAGGAGAAGTGACAACTTCGCAAAGCTGCAGATCTCTAGATGCGAATTCAGTTTCGTTTACACAATTTACATGTCTTCCTGCATTGATAAAACATGTACGAAAAAAACTCTGACGTTGGTCGACAAAACCCACGACTTTTCCAATTGTGGCACTGATAGTAATATATAGAAGTATCACGGCATGATGTTGCCTTGTAACGACACCAATTACATGTTTTCCGACATTGTCGTATCATGATCATTCTATATTTGTAGTTGGAACAATActttctgtttttatattgCTCGCACAACCCAGGTATGTCATTTTTGTCTGAACAACCTAAAAATCAatcaattaattaattaatcaaCTTTTTTCTTTCCAATCCTTCACATTAGTAAATCTGTTATAAGGCGACGTGATCAAAACATCTCGTGTTTTGGTGTCTAAAAACTTAATATAAATCCAAAGGTTAGGTTAACGACTTGCACTATACACCAACTTCGTCCACATTTTTTTCTACGTCTCTAATAGCACGACAGGTATACCCTCATATTATAGAGTAGTAAAGCTCTAAGGACGAGGTTGAACGTGCACGACACATCTAAACACTTACCTGGTCGTTCACGTGATCCATGTGTTGTCTTTGGCGTAGTAAAAATCTTTGTCTCCCTCGTTGGTTGTGAGGTTGTCTCGGTTGTTATGGTTTTATCGACAAATTTTAACGACAAAGTTGTAATTTCTATGGTTTCTTTATGTGTCTTCGCCGTCGTGTTTACATGTAAGCCTGCTACTACAGTTTGTATCTTGTCGCAGAAATTACACGTTTTTCGGCATTGATAATACATATATGAATAGTATTCAGACGATTTTTTACAATATCCCAAACTTTTCCATGTTTTGCAGTTATCCAGAGAAGTGTCTTGACAACCGTCTTGGTTATACCGACACCAACCGCACGAATTTCCACAGTATTTAACGTTTATCAGAAAACGTCTTGATTCTTTGATACTGCAATATTCAAGAGCTGTCGCCGTGTAACACAATCCTGGATATTTTGATGTATCTGAACATTCTAAAGAAGATAAAAGTAGATCAAACACCAACCTCGTGCTAGTGTCTTTTTTACGTTTAGTTGAGACAATGTGTACGAGTTTGTGATATGGAGACAAACtgcaaatttcaaaatattcttTCGAAAAGCAGTCGTTTTAAAAGATCTAAAGGGATTGGTCTGTTAAGAAAGACCTTTAGAGAATATACAGCCAAAGAGGACTGTTTAGTAAGTTCGTTACCTGGTGGCTGCAGCCATCTAGTTTTTCCAACAAAAAATGCTTTCTGTGGTGTCTTCTTAGTTTTATATTTTGCTCCACAAAACCCACAAGTTTTACGACATTGGTAAAACATATATGAGTATAATCGCGTTTTTGACCTACAATATCCTTTATTCTTCCAAGAGACACACGCATATTTATACATGGAGGTGTCCTTACAACTGCTGGCGGTATATTGACACCAACCACATGTCTGTCGACAATTCCTGATCATGAAGTCTTTCCACCGGAAGTTATTGCATAAATTCCAGTACTTGTAATTAGCACATGCTTTAGCGTACTGAAAACTATCCGAACAGCCTAAGAATGAAATAACActtaaaaaaactttgcaaACATAAACACTCGCCTACTAGGCGTGAATTTCTAAAATGGTAAAGCCGTTAAACTATTTGTCTTAACCTTTATTTATCCAATCCAGTCATTAGGCGTAAAATAATTCTGAGAGGGAGGATGCGTCTATACAAGCCTACAGTTTTCAATGTGTGCTTAAATTCTTTTATGAAACAATAAAAATCATCTGAAAAAGAGAGTAGCCGATAATGAAAACAGATAAAGAGACCTGGGAACGAGATATAACAAATATGAATCCTCCAAGATGATAC is a window encoding:
- the LOC130623663 gene encoding ubiquitin-conjugating enzyme E2 G1-like, giving the protein MGDQASLLLKRQLQDLNKKPVEGFSAGLVDDDNLFKWEVMVMGPTDSFYEGGFFKAHLMFPPEYPQKPPKMKFVSEFWHPNVAKDGDVCISILHEPGEDKFGYERPEERWLPIHTVETILLSVISMINEPNDESPANVDAAKEWRNEYDTTFKKNVRRCVRKSQEFL